The Humulus lupulus chromosome 3, drHumLupu1.1, whole genome shotgun sequence genome window below encodes:
- the LOC133824285 gene encoding E3 ubiquitin-protein ligase EL5-like, translating into MANENNHAKVIIDEMLGEAYLHPSIFSLSDKIIDYARKMWNEEDFNFCVKVDVHVFVYDLPPQHDSDIDGDVDSEDYMDNMTINFVAESEQSIERLEKVLIKDDQIVCSICFENVHVGLEATKLPCTHTYHEKCIVQWLQTSKFCPICRFEIV; encoded by the coding sequence ATGGCCAATGAAAATAATCATGCCAAAGTTATCATTGACGAGATGCTAGGTGAGGCTTATCTCCATCCTTCTATATTTTCTCTTTCAGATAAAATTATTGATTACGCTAGAAAGATGTGGAACGAAGAGGATTTTAATTTCTGTGTAAAAGTGGATGTTCATGTTTTTGTTTATGATCTTCCTCCACAACACGATTCTGACATTGATGGTGACGTTGATAGTGAAGATTATATGGATAATATGACTATTAATTTCGTGGCGGAAAGCGAGCAATCCATTGAAAGATTGGAGAAAGTTTTGATTAAAGATGATCAAATTGTATGTTCTATTTGCTTTGAGAATGTTCATGTTGGTTTGGAAGCTACAAAGTTACCTTGCACACACACATATCATGAAAAATGTATTGTTCAGTGGCTACAAACTAGTAAATTTTGTCCAATATGTCGATTTGAGATAGTTtaa